A stretch of the Notolabrus celidotus isolate fNotCel1 chromosome 3, fNotCel1.pri, whole genome shotgun sequence genome encodes the following:
- the dnaja2a gene encoding LOW QUALITY PROTEIN: dnaJ homolog subfamily A member 2a (The sequence of the model RefSeq protein was modified relative to this genomic sequence to represent the inferred CDS: inserted 3 bases in 3 codons), which yields MATVVDTKLYDILGVSPSATENELKKAYRKLAKEYHPDKNPNAGDKFKEISFAYEVLTNPEKKELYDRYGEQGLREGGGGGPGMDDIFXHIFGGGLFGFMGGQGSRARNGGRRRGEDMVHPLKVSLEDLYNGKTTKLQLSKNVLCSTCNGQGGKTGAVXECTTCRGRGMRIMIRQLAPGMVQQMQSVCTDCNGEGEVISEKDRCKXCEGKKVVKEVKILEVHVDKGMKHGQKITFGGEADQAPGVEPGDIVLVLQEKDNETYRREGNDLFMTHKSGWWRRCGGFQFMLKHLDGRQIVVKYPAGKVIEPASVRVVRGEGMPQYRNPFEKGDLYVKFDVQFPENNWISPEKLVELEDMLPSRSEPPIITGDTEEVDLQDYDVSQSSSSGGRREAYNDSSDEEGGHHGPGVQCAHQ from the exons GCATACCGAAAACTGGCTAAAGAATACCACCCTGACAAGAACCCAAATGCTGGTGACAAG TTCAAAGAAATAAGTTTTGCCTACGAGGTTCTGACCAACCCTGAAAAAAAGGAATTGTACGACCGCTATGGAGAACAGGGATTGCGGGAAGGAGGTGGGGGTGGACCGGGGATGGATGATATCT TCCACATCTTTGGCGGTGGACTCTTTGGATTCATGGGCGGCCAGGGGAGTCGCGCCAGGAATGGAGGTCgacggagaggagaggacatggTCCATCCACTCAA GGTGTCATTGGAGGACCTTTACAATGGGAAAACAACTAAACTTCAACTTAGCAAGAATGTACTGTGTAGCACTTGTAATGG gcaAGGAGGCAAGACAGGCGCCG CAGAATGTACaacatgtagggggcgtggcaTGCGCATCATGATCAGACAGCTGGCCCCAGGCATGGTCCAACAGATGCAGTCTGTGTGCACTGATTGTAATGGAGAAG GGGAAGTCATCAGTGAGAAAGACCGTTGTA AATGTGAGGGTAAGAAAGTGGTGAAGGAGGTGAAGATTCTCGAGGTCCATGTGGACAAGGGCATGAAGCACGGACAGAAAATTACCTTTGGAGGGGAGGCAGACCAGGCACCCGGTGTGGAACCTGGAGATATAGTCCTTGTCCTGCAGGAAAAAGACAACGAG ACATACAGGCGAGAAGGAAATGACCTATTCATGACTCATAAATCGGGCTGGTGGAGGCGCTGTGGCGGCTTCCAGTTTATGCTGAAACACTTAGACGGGAGACAGATCGTGGTGAAGTACCCTGCTGGCAAAGTCATTGAACCAG CCTCAGTTCGGGTGGTTCGAGGAGAGGGCATGCCCCAGTACCGAAACCCTTTTGAGAAGGGAGATCTGTATGTCAAGTTTGATGTCCAGTTCCCTGAAAACAACTGGATCAGCCCTGAGAAACTTGTG gagctggaggacaTGCTGCCCTCACGATCAGAGCCGCCCATCATCACTGGAGACACAGAAGAGGTGGACCTGCAAGATTACGACGTCAGCCAGAGCTCATCGTCAGGGGGCCGCAGGGAGGCCTACAATGACAGCTCTGACGAAGAGGGCGGCCACCACGGGCCGGGGGTGCAGTGCGCCCACCAGTAG